The Meriones unguiculatus strain TT.TT164.6M chromosome 14, Bangor_MerUng_6.1, whole genome shotgun sequence sequence TCCACACTAGTGATGCTGCCACCAGCTCCTTCCAGGGTTTGGTTGGCCTTCAGACGACCTGACAGAACACGGGAAAGGACAGTGAAATGAAATTATTAGCCTTACAaaatagagaaactgaggcacagagcaggaagtagaagacaagaatGGCTGATCTGGCCTGGGGTCTGGTGTGGAGGCTGCATTTCCTCTAACTGCTGGTATAGCCCTATGGGCAACTAGGTAGTTCACAACACTAGAGAAGACCAGGGAGAAGGGACTGTCCCTAGGTCCTACTGCAGGCCAGGTCAGGCAGGCTGGAGACCCACTTCTGGGAAGCCTTCAGAGTTggtgttgagttcccctccctaGAGAGCACAGGGCCTAAAACACGGTGGACGGTCAGTGCTGATCACCTCAGTGATACCAGAATAGGATGTAGCTATGCCAGGCACATCGGCACAGAGTTACTAccggcactggggaggcaaaggcgtGCAGATTtctgtttgaagccagcctggtctacataccgagttccaggtcagcaaaGGCTGCCTAGTAAAACCCTATCTAAAAATTAAAAGGTGTCTTGGAAGACCTAGGGACTTGCCTAAGACCTGGCTCTATATGCCTGCAGGACTGGTCAGGGGTCACTACCTCCAACAACAGCCATCTGGGCTTGGCCCTCCCCATTCTGCAGGTCTGCACCCAAAGAGCTTGTCCTTCATGCAGTGAGCTCAGTACCCATCTTCCCCAGTTCTCTAGCCACTGTCCACAGGGGAGGTGGGAGACAGGGGAGGTTGGCTCTAAGACCACAGCCAACCCAGGGTCGAGCTGGGAGTGGGGTCTGCAGCAAAGTGCTGCGCTGGCTTTCAGGAAGGAACCCTTACCTCCCACAACATTCCAGAGGTGGATAAGCCGGTCAGCCCCTCCAGTGGCCAGGAGGCTGATGTTGGGGCCAAAACAAACAGCATTGACCTCAGAGAGATGGGCATCCTGTAACAAAAAGGGGGGGCTGGAGATGGCACCCAGGTCTCCCCTATGCTTGCCTCTTTGTACCCACTCTCAGGTGTTGGCAGTTCCCTTTGATGGTCTTTGCAAAACTGAGTTTCAAACTTGGCCCCAGCAGGTCTTCTCAGCTATGCCCAGACCCCTGCTGTCCCACGCTCCAAGTTGGGTGTCTGCCTCCTATCTCAGTATCTCTAGTCTGTGTTCTACTCTAAAATGCTGTGTGGTTCCCACCACAGGCTGCAGGCAAACTCCTCCAGCCTTGCTTCTTGGGTAACCCCTAAACATTCCTATCAGCGCCCCAGGCATGTGGCCCAACTCCTTCCTTACCAAGATATCCTGAGCCTGGGTAGGAATCTGGGCAGACACACACATGGGGATGCCTTGGTACCGCTGCTCAGGTGCACCCCCCACTGAGTGACCTCTCCTCTTCTTGAAGCTACAAGGGTAGGGTCAGAAAAGCACTCAGTAAAACCTGCTGACATGGGGACTTCACGTTCTCCTGAGGCAGCAGCAACAAGAAGCAGACATGGCAGGCGGCAGGACATTACCAATGCACAGTGAGCAGGGCTCACAAGCCAGCCTGACCACCGTGGGGGTGTGGGCGCTGTACACTGAGATAAGCAGACACAAGCAGTGCGGTGGGTGCATAGAACCATTAGGGCTGGCTGGAATTTCAGCCATGGCATTACCACTACTAATCTAAGAAACTGAACAAATCTGACATTTCTCAGCCTGGGTTTCCCAACTGAGCAGGAGTTCTTGACCAGTATCAGGCAAGCACTCAGTCCCCAGTCGGGACCCTGAATAAAGACAGAGCATTAGGAGGCTAGAGAGCAGTTAACGGGAATTGGTCTTGAGCTAGTCACCCATCCTGCCTGTGGAGTCCAGCAAGATGCACGCACGGACAGGCACCGACGGGTGGACAGACCTGGACAGACCATGGCGAGGCTCAGGAGGCCTTACCAGGAGTGCCAAGCcctcacacacgtacacacacacttactccaGCAGCCCCTTCACCACATCCATACAGCGGGACAGTGTCAGAGAGGTGGCTGAGGCAGACCTGGGGCAGAACGGAGAGACATCCTGAGAGCCTGGCTCGGGTTGTGCCGACCACAGACCACAGTCACTGATATTTTGTCACCTATATTTCGCTGTCCTCCGAGGAGGCTCATGCTcgctcaaggcaggaactagaATTTGACTCCTTGAAGACTAACCcaggagggtggagggagggagaacttGTCAGTGAACACCTCCCCCAGTCTCCACCCAGATGCTAGAGCCTTGTTCCTGAAGTGCTCACCAACAAAAGCTCCTTGGAGGCCAAGCCCCAGCCCTGGAGAAGGCTACGGAAGAGAATGGCGCCCTCGGCCTGAGATACTACAAGGCTGAGACAGTGAGGGGACGGGACTTCCCAGCTTGCTGAGCAGCcccaaaacatccaagaaagTGTTAATGCCAGGATGTCTAGACTCGTTAGAGTTGCCAAGAATTGGAGGAACCAGCATTTCATGATGTTCTGTTCGTTCACTGTACTAGGGACATAGGTGGCTGAAGGAGACACTTCCAGAAACGAACCTTCATGCCCACAGATGGGGAGGAGAGGCAGCCCAGTCAAGATGTACCGAAAGCCTCCTATACTGGCACAAGCCCATGATCCCAGCTACTGGGGgcacaggcagcagaagcagggaTGCGAGGTCACCTTGGCCACACactgagctcgaggccagcagAGAGGCGCCCAAAGGTCCAAGCCCCCATCTGATGCCAAGTGTGAACGCACTGACGCAGGCTCACACTCAGGTGCACTCCCTAACCTTGCACACGCGTTCATGTCCCTGTGTAGACCTGCATATGCACTCCCGTGCTTCCACACACGGCGTGGGACCTCTGTGGCCCAGGGTCTTGTCCACTGCCCTCCCAGTGACACCCTTTCCTAAGCCTGATGGCTCACCCTCAAGAGCCCTGGTTCTTGGAATAGAGAATTCAGTAACATGGCCTCCAGGCACTGGAGGTCAGACCAGCACTGGGCTGTGCGCATGGCTCTCCAAAAGCTGGCTGGACCCTGGAAGAAAATGTGGGCAGCCTCCTGGGTGGGGGCCGGCTCGGTGAGCGCACCTGAACGCTCACCTGAAAGACCTCTTCCATTTTTCACAAGTCTCACTCTCCAGGAACTCGGGCTTAGCAGCAGGCGCTAGAGTCACAGCCTCTTCCTTGATCCCACCTTCTAAAGAGTTTGGGATCCTGGGAGAGAAAAGCAGCTCAGGGGGGCCAGAAGAGAAGACCGCCCCTCCCTGCCGCACCGTGGATTTCACGATCACACCTATCTCTACGTGTATCCAGTGGCCTGACCTGTGCACACAGGCCCCGGGTATACCTGTCGCCACCTGCAGGCCAGCAGGAGTGGGGTGCGAACACATCCTAGGGCAGCCCCCCAACACTAGAGTCATCCCTGTTCCCTCCCCGTTCTTACTCGCTGATGCTCACAGTCCGCTTAGCCGCTTTCTTCAGCTCCTGAGACACCCGAGCCTGGTTGGCCCTGACAGAGAAAATCACCCTAAAGCTAAAGAAGGTGCTTTACAGCCTAAGCAAGTCCCTTCTGATCAGTGGGAAGCCCTGACCTTCCCcgccttctctcttctcccccttcccccttccgcTCCCGCCCTTTCAAGCGAACTGAGTCCACACTGCGTGGCCTATTACCGAAGGGGCGTGGCCCAGAGCCTTCACCTCTCTCTGCGCTCATTACGCAGGTTGCGCTCGGCGGCGGCGTGCGCCTTCCGCTGCACGAGCCGCTCCAGCAGGTCGCGCGCCTCCTCCTGGAGCCTGCGCAGTGCCGCCTCCTGGTGCGCAGCTTGCTCGCGCAGCGCCTCGTAGGCTTCCCTCTGCGCCGCGTTCTCCGCCCGCCGCTCTTTCAGCTGCTGGGACTCGCGTGCTCGGGCTTCCTGCAGCCGCCGCACGCAGGCCTGCAGGGCCTCCAGCCTACAGAGCAGAGACATCAGGCGGTGGCCCGTGGGTCCTCCAACCCCCGAACGCAGGTCTAGGGAGCGTGTGGGGACCAGGGGAAAGCTCTTCGCATCCCCTAGTCTAGGGCAGAGGCCACCCCGACCCTCGTCTCACCGGCCCCGCCGCTCCTCCAGCTGTGACTGCAGGGTTTCTAGGGCTTCTCTCTTCTTCACGACCTGGTAGGCCATCTGGGGAGGACAAGGTGGGCTGGGCGCCTTTGCAGGTAGACCTAACCAGCCACCACCCCGCTGCCCCGTTCCTGACAGGGAAGCCCAGGCTGAGATGGGTTTGGATCCTGTATGAGGATGCCCTGCAGCTTTGTGGGATGATTGTCACGCCCGGACAATCCGACCCCTGAGTGTCAGCCCTAGCGGTGTCCTTTATTTTTTCGGTGCCGCTGTGGTAGATATTTAACTTCAGCAAGAGGACCCTGCCCCAGTTCTTACCTGCAAAATGGCAGGGGAGGGCTTTCCTAATCACAAGGTAAATATCAGGACTTAAAATGATGCAGACTAGCAGCTCGCTCTTGTGGTATACCTGGTCCCAGCGCTCTCCACACACTGACTCTCATTCTCCGTGACACCAAAGGAAGACTACCATTTCCATTCAACACAGGAAGTTGCCTCAAGGGTTAAGTGACTTACCCAGAGTTACACAGCCAAGTGGCAGACCTGGTACTTGAACCCAGGCCACCTAACTACATTTTGCTCCCTGTAAAGTACCGGTGTACTTAAGGTGCAAGGGGCGTGAGTTCTATTTCCCATCCCCCACTACTGGCCTACCCAAGCAGCTCTCAGAAGAGAAGCACACACGACTAAGAACGCCCCTGGGGTGAGGATGATTCAGCATTCCTTCAGCTCTCGCTAAGAACTGAGAAGGCTGCAGGGATGCGGCCCcccgggggtgggtgggtggggagtggGGATGGGGAGCATATCTTTGCCCTGGGGAGGAGCCAGGGCGACCTGCTCTCACAAGTGTGAGCAGATCAGGAAAACACCTGTGGCTCAGGAAGTGCCGGCAGCTGGGGCCTCCTCTCACTAACTTGCTCCTAATTCCTTCTTCCCAGGGCGTTCACCCACCTTGACACAACTCCTCATGTGAGAGGCCTGGAGAGCAACCCTGCACAGGCAGAGGgggcccgcccattccttcataaCCCAATTATGacatttaccatttttttttcatttctttctttttatgttgctgttttcaagacagtgtttctctgtgtagccttggctctcctggaactcactctgtaggccacactggctttgaactcacagacatccacctgcctctgcctcccaagtaataggattaaagctgtgcaccaccaccacaccagctCATTTTTCATGTTTAACACTGAGGAAACCAGTTACCATCTCCACTCCCCTGATCTGTCACTTGCTTTCAAAGTTCAAATGTTAGAGTAGAAACAGATTAGGGGGCGCCCCGGGTGAGAGATGTTCAGATCTGACTAAAAAGGGGTAGTAAGAAAGAGACCTCATAAATAAACCTTGTGTATCATGATGGCTACACAAATCTACGTGTGATGATGTCACACCACCGTCCAATTATAAGCACCCAGCCCTCAGGGGAGAGGCTCTCAAACATCCCCATAACCCACTCCCACCCTGTGTCGGGCAGGTGAGGCATGCTGTAATGACATGATTACAGGCTCCACAGAAGCCACGGGGCCAGGTCTTGTTTATGGCCACGCTCCCTGTTCCTTGGATTGCCAATAAAAGGTtgttgaaagaatgaatgaagatTCACCAAAAGTGGATTTGTGTGGGTAAAGGTTGGAGTCCAGGGCCCACATCTCTAAGCCCTGTATACTCCTCTGTGACTATAAAGTTGTGGGGGACTGACTGACAAAATGCAGCAAATGCAGTACCATTCGCTTTCTGGCTTCTGGTGTCTCTCCCTACCCAACATTCTCAGACCCCCATCCTGCTTACCTCACCACAGACCAGCTgcagccccttctcctcctcctgccacTTCACCCTCAGAGATGCTGCTGACGAGACGTGGTCAGGGACAGGCCCTGAGAACTGCCCCCTGACAATGAAAGAGGAAAATTCATGGCCCCCTCATACCAGCCCAGTGGCTAAAGTATACACTAAGAGTAACCCCATAACGAGCTTGAGGAGCCATTTGCTTTCTCTTGGGGTAGGTGGAAGCCAATCAGAGTGAGCAGTCTCGGAAATAAGCTGCCCATGACCCCTCTGCTCTAGGATGGTCCAGACCTGGGCCCCTGCCAGGGACACTCCTTAAGAAGCACCTACCAGCACACAGCACTTGCTTTCGCCCCCAGAACGCAGAGGCTAATAAAACTGTgttctgagctccaggccagctggcGGAGATAATGAGACCCTGTTAAAATTAGCtcagggttggaaagatggctcactcAGGACACTGCTTGTCacacaagaatgaggacctgCGTTTGGGCCCCGGCACCTACAACAGAGAACCTGGCATGCTTTGCCAGGGCTGAAGAAGTTGAATCAATCAGTCGGCTACAGGTTCAGggaaagagcctgtctcaaaaaatcaggtGAAACCTAATTAAGGAAGACACATgctgtcaacctctggcctccacagatgcACATTCAAatagcacataaacacacaagagAGAGTCAGGTGTGATAGGGTGGTACACACCTGCAGTCCCTGAGGCGGGGGCAGGaaaagcaggagttcaaggccatttgcAGCCCACCAAGGCTACATCATCTTAACAGTTCTGTCTCCAACCTATTCGCTGCTTTTGTCTTCACCCCCTCTTTGGAATAGTCAGCGAAACCCTTTTTGTAGCTATcaggtgaggaagagagagagagagagagagagagagagaggagactcaGAAAGGGAAGCAGGAGTCCAGGACTGGACAGGAGGCAAATGTGCAGAGTACAGGAAGAACATATGAAGCAGCTGGCTTGTGGAGGACTCGAGGGGCTGTCTCCTGCCCCCTCACGTTGGCAAGAGCTACCGGCTAGTAAAGGGGCCTGGGCTGAGCATGACAGAGGCACAGCAAAGAGGCAGGCACCAGCAGCCCACCAGCACCACGCACACAACTCACCAGGAGTCCTGATGTGGGGTGGAGGAGGCACCCTTTGGTTCTGACTGCAGCTTTCCTGAGAACTTGGCTAGCAGTTCAGCCTTCTCCAGGAGATGGTTATCTGGGGATACAAGAGGGCAAGCCTGTGGCAGAGGCAGACGCTTGCCAGCAGACCCTGACACAAATGTTAGCTCAGGCTGGGATGGCTGCAGAGGTCCTGGGAATAGGGACGCTCCTAGAGGCTGGACTCTGTCCCTTCCTAGGGCATTCCTGTGTCTGGTAAAGCCTCTTCATAGCACTGGCCCACAGGCCCACTCAGGAGACAAGGACAGAAAGACCACACTGCTGGGGACAGACATGGCTAGGTAACATTGGAAAGGGGTCGGAAGGGAAGCAAGGAGCCTGGGATTGATGCAGAGGCAAAGTCTAGATCCAGAGCGTGATGACGCAAACAAAGCCACCTGCCTGTGGCCTCCAACAAGTCACTTCCCCTTCCAGGTCTCTAAGCTTACAATGAAGTAATTCTCGCTTCCACCTGGTAGCTTTCCCCCAAGTCAATACTGAAAGTCCTTAAGCAATTACCTAACAAATTTTCCCAAGTTAGGTGGTTTGACCTtagacacacacacccccatccACACCCCTTTCCAGTCGTTTccggttttgttttttttttttttctgacagttcCGGGGCAGACTAGGGTTGATAAACTAGGGTCCAGATCCTCGTCTCCCTTCCCTCACTGTCTACCTTAACTGAGGTTCCTGGGCCAGGCCTAATTCTCAAAACTCTGCCCCAGACTCCAAGCTATTGCCAGCGGCTCCCTCCCATCCCTCCCGTGTCCCCAGCATACAAGGTCACAATATGCCTCATTTGCAAGTAAAAGATCTAAGGTTAAGGACTTGAACTACCCAAGACCACACAGATTCTGGATGCCCTTAAACCACAGCCCGAAGTCCCCACACTGGCAGCTCCCAGAGCTCTTGGGAGTGGCCCCTCCCTCAAACCGGTCGTCCCGCGGCCCAACAGCGCAGTTGGAGAAGTGAAGCCGCCTGGTAGACAGAGGTAAACAACCTCAGGAGAGGACCAGCCGCTAGAATGCTCCAAGGAAAAACAAGTTTGACTGAGCAGGCACACCAAAATTAGCACTCAGTGAGGAAGCATAGGGGCTGTGGTTAGACTTTCAGCGCCGAACGTACAGTCACGTTTGACCAAAAGGCAGTAAATACAGATGCACTCGGTGGATCTCAGCCACACCCCCTCTTGACCAAGTTGCCCAGAAATAACCGTGTGAGAGCTGAACTTCCGCTGGCGCGACGAGCACCCAGAAGCAGCTCCGGGGTGCTTCAGGCTACGCTCCGATAGGCACTGAGGTGCCCCACGAACCAGCGCCAGGATAGCCTATCCGAAGCAGAACCTACCGGGGTTTCGCTCCCTCCTCTCGGGCCAATGGCTGCTCTGGCCACGCCTGCCTTCCTTAACTGGACTCTGGGGAGGAAACGGACTGGCCGGGTCCTGCCCTGGGGACCGCCTGAAAAGGGACACTCGGCCAAACCGGCCCTTGGAGACGGAGCGTGTGTCTGGGATGCTCACGGGAGGCAGAGCTGCGCCTCGAGGGCTGGAAAGGGCAGGCAGGGTCCCTGCCAGTCCGGAGAGGGGCGTAACGGGATCCAGACGCAAGGCCGGGGATGGAGACGGGGAGGCCGCCCCGAGCCACCTTCCGAGCGGCGGGAGCAGCCCTCCCCGACGCCCCAAAGCCGTCCTCCCTGAGCCCCGGGGCGCACTCACAAGCTGGCACCAGCTCCAGGAAGAGCGCCTTTTGCGTGCGGTCCCGGTGCCGCAGCTGCCGCACGATGTGGCGCTTCCAGCCCGCGGCGGGCGCGCGGGGACCGCAGGGGGCACCGGGTCCCGCCATGGCCGCCGAGGCCCGAGCGGCAGCCGCGCTCGGCTCCGGCCGGCGCAGGCGGGGCGGGGCCTCCCGGGGGCTCCGTGACGTCGGGCGGCCGCGGCGGGGATCCCCGGGCAGAACCAAACCGTCTGTGGGGTAGAGTGGGACGCCCGAGGCCCGTGCGGCCTGCGGCCCGGCCAAAAGCTTCTACCTCGAAGGAGCGCGTTTCTGTCCCCCTAAGCAGCGGGGACCGCAGCCTCCCTGACGCCTGTGGGCGCGTCCGGGGCGGGGCTTCGGGGTCGCGTTCTTTAACCTCGCCCCGCCTGGACCAGTGTCTGATGCTGAGGATGCTTCTCAGTGTTTCAGGGTTGTTAGGCCAGGAAGCAGAACCGTCTGTGGGAGAAGCAAGATTAGAGGCTCCCTTGGTAACAAAATTTAGGGCTCTTAGAAAAGGCTCAGTTTATCTGGGAGAGGATCAGAGGAAAGAAGGGGCTTGCTTGCCTGAGGCTGCCGGCAGCAGGTACCCGAGCTACCTCGCTGCCTTTGCAACGAACTGTGCCCAGTGGCCTTGCTGGAACTCTAGCCCTGCACATCATATCCAGGAGCAAGCACTTCCTGGACCCTGCACAGAACcaaggcttctgtgacaccagcctgcctctccccagccccaccgTGAGCTGCATCTTTCAAGTAAGAAGTCATGTCGGGGGCAAGTTTCctaatactttttaaagatttatttttaatcgtGTGTGTGGTTACATGCACATGAGTTCAGTGCCAACAGAGTCTAGGGGCATCAGAACCCTTGCGActaaagttacaggcagttgtaagacatcttatgtgggtgctgggaaatacgtcctctagaagaacagtatCTGAttctttaattgctgagccatctcttcagcactcCTAGTGCTTTTTTGACTCACAAAATACTGctggaaaaatttaaatttttgaatgGTAGAAGATTCAAAAAGGTGTGGTGTCATACTTCCAGCTCTaaagttcttatttatttatttagattttttttcttaacccaCTGGGTTAATGTGAATGACTGGAGCCATCCACTGGCACATGGGGAAACCTACTAGTGGGACACacccttaaatttttatttcgaagtgggcagtggtggcatatgtctttaatagCAGCACTCGAGAAGCataggcagatgaatctctgagtttgaggcacgCCTGGTCTacactggtctacagagtgagttccaggacagccagtgttagACAGAGAAACGGTGTCTGGAAAAactagagggaaggaaggaggaaagagagagagagagaaagatcaaaTGCAATGTGATCATTCATGTCACTGTGGAGAGActatcttgtgtattgtatggatgcaacacctgtcaataaaaacCAATGGCCTATAGGAAAGGGTAAAATAAAAGGTGGAACATCAAGCatgcagaaaggattctgggatagagccagacTTGGGGAGACTCACACAGGAGATTCACCTGGGAAGATGTGAGGAAGACAGACAAATGGTACCTGAGTAGAGGTAACCAGCTATGGGCAGAGTGTAGATTAGTACAAAtggttattttaaattatgaactagctagtcagagaagagcctatcTATATggctaggtatttgtaaatatattttgagtgtCATGGGTCATTATTCCAGGAGCTTGGGGCCAGGAGAAAAAAACAGGCACCCTACTAtatctctttgtttttttgtatttttgttggattttgtttttgtgacagggtctcactatgtagccctataTGTCCTGGTactcattatatagaccaagctgggcttgaacttgagaaatctgttgtttttaaacaacaacaacaaaaaaaatccagtcgttcaattttaccaataaagacttagGAGCCAGAAgttggggtgaaagcctgctagctcagagagacagagaaagcacccagctgaccttcttgctcagctgatgtcccagaaggaaaaaagctccctctccttcttcacGCTGTCTTACATGCCCTCAGCTCAGTGTCCTTTCTGTTTACTTATGTTCTCTCCCTTTCCAACTGTTTGCtccgcctcttgacctatggCTGACTTatttagctcttggattaaaggtgtgtgctagggctgagccatactACAAATACTTGTAAATAGAAAGCTCTTGGGTAAAAGGTATGTACAAGGACTGAGGCATACCACAAAAAGAAACAGGCTTTTCCAGTTCACAGTggcatcaaatatcctgcaacagagatccacctgcctctgcctcacaggtgCTGACATTAAAGACTTGTGCCAGTAGACCAGGTGtctccttggttttttttttgtttgttttgtttttctttgctttttcatttttctagtcAGAGCTATGAGGGTTGATGACATCTGAATGTGTTGTACATGAGCttggagttttaaaaaaatcagataaaaccaaaaacctggtATTATCATCTTGAGACAAATTTAtaagtttacttatttatttttatggttctgggaattgaacccagggcctcacatacactaagcaagtgctctactatTGAGCAATATTCCCAAACCCAAGCTTATttttatatctgtctgtctgtttattcaTCTACTTGTCTGTCCTGGGAATCTAACCCAGGCCTCAGGCATGTTAAGCAAGCACTCCACCATTGAGTCATATTCCTGACCCACCCACCTTTTTACCGTCTGAGATAAGCTGGCCTCAGATTGACCACACCTCACAAGatctgggataacaggcatgtaaCTCACAGCCAGGTCTCATATCTCTCATACAACGGCACTGATTCCACCTACAAGGCTAGAGCCCACCTGGCTTACTTTCTAAATGTCTCTTAATACTGCTGTTAGGTAATGGGCTGTGGTGTAAGTTTAGGGTGATGTCCACGTTCACACCCTAGTAGAGTGTGTGCACCCAGGACTGACAAAGGGAAGACTGTTCAAGATGGGATGTACCGAAACTTCTCACCTCTTCCCTCAAGGTGGAGAAACTCGAGATTTCAGCATCATTCCATAATGGCTAGGAAATGggcaaggaaggggaagggaacccTATTTACTCTAGAAACTGGGCCAACGTTATATAGATAAGAGGAATACAGATCAGCTCAAATGAAATACAGCAGCCGTGGAGTGGGATGAAGTGGCAAGAGGGTGCTTGACAAGTAGGTCAAACTCTTAAGTTGTTTGAGTGTGTTTGGTTTAAAGAAGTGTTAGAGAGAACCAGAAGtatggagagatggcgcagagcACTGGCCTAGCCAGCACGAGACCCTGGCTCTGATTTGAAGCAAGAGAAAAACATGGGAAGCAAAAGCAAAGCCTCCATCcactcctcatcctctcccagctACACCGGGGCCATGTTCCTTGCCCCTCTGCAGAGCTTTCAAAATGGGCCCTGGAGAAAGCCTCTAGGCTCTGAGAAGGCATGTGTCTGGAAAACTTCCAGAGTGCCAAAAGGATAGGGAGAGTGGGCAGGGATGTGCCCAGAGTTAAAATGTGGGTCTGGCATGCCCGAAGCCCCGGGTCAGATTCCCAGGaaacgcacgcacacacagacatacacacaccattTTGGGGAGTAGGTAAGGTGGAGACACTGACTGAACTTCAAGGGAGACACTCCATGGGAGATCAAGCAGGAAGAGACACATGCGAGACCCGCGCTTTGGAGCTTAACTCTGATGGAAGGGATAGGGCTGGAGACGAGAAACACAGCAGGGCGTTTCTACCTTCCCCTACCCCAGTCTTGCCAACTTCCTAGGTCTTACGACATTGATTAGATGTCTGAGTTGCTGCACTTTGAGTATAGGGGTGAGAAGCTACTGCTTTTGGTGAGGGGTGTGTGCCACCCATCCCATAGCCAGAGGTGGTCAGTGCCAGACCACAGCACTGAATTTCGGTCTTTCTCCAACCTAAGAAAAGGTCAGCTGAAAAGGGAGTTTTGAACACACAGAGGAACCTGTAGAAGATGTCCTCAGTATAGGAGAAAGGCTTGCGTTTGGTTTGAGAGGTCACCCAAAGAGAACAGTGCAAAGGCTAATGGGCTGTGACAGAACCTAGTGGATGTCAACATTTTAGATCATGCTACCCCCGTCAGACAAATCTGAGCCCCTTGTCATGGCACTtgtctataatcccaacactcaggcagCAAGAGGAttatcacaagtttgaggctagctagtctacaaagttagtgaaaggccagccagggctacatggcaagaccctgtTCGGAGCAAAAAACCATTGTATGATGAAGTTAAGCTGACTGCTAGACATAGCGCACACACACTTCTGTTCTTGCAGCGCGTGGGAGGAGGAGGGTCACAGATTCACAAGCAGCCCAGGCCACGTGGTGAAaccttgtttgttttaattctttgttttattggggaaagaaagggggtggggatggggctaGGGCCagggtctggttcccagcacccacatgaggggTCACAATGCCTGTAACTCCGGTCCCGGGGACTCTGGCACCTTCTTCTGACTTTCTCAAGCA is a genomic window containing:
- the Atg16l2 gene encoding protein Atg16l2 isoform X2, with translation MAGPGAPCGPRAPAAGWKRHIVRQLRHRDRTQKALFLELVPAYNHLLEKAELLAKFSGKLQSEPKGASSTPHQDSWGQFSGPVPDHVSSAASLRVKWQEEEKGLQLVCGEMAYQVVKKREALETLQSQLEERRGRLEALQACVRRLQEARARESQQLKERRAENAAQREAYEALREQAAHQEAALRRLQEEARDLLERLVQRKAHAAAERNLRNERRERANQARVSQELKKAAKRTVSISEIPNSLEGGIKEEAVTLAPAAKPEFLESETCEKWKRSFSFKKRRGHSVGGAPEQRYQGIPMCVSAQIPTQAQDILDAHLSEVNAVCFGPNISLLATGGADRLIHLWNVVGGRLKANQTLEGAGGSITSVDFDPSGSQVLAATYNQAAQLWKVGETQSKETLSGHKDKVTAAKFKLTRHQAVTGSRDRTVKEWDLGRAYCSRTINVLSYCNDVVCGDHIIISGHNDQKIRFWDSRGPNCIQVIPVQGRVTSLNLSHDQLHLLSCSRDNTLKIIDLRISNIRQVFRADGFKCGSDWTKAVFSPDRSYALAGSSNGALYIWDTNTGKLESSLQGPHCTAVNAVAWCISGNHVVSVDQGRKVALWH
- the Atg16l2 gene encoding protein Atg16l2 isoform X1; translated protein: MAGPGAPCGPRAPAAGWKRHIVRQLRHRDRTQKALFLELVPAYNHLLEKAELLAKFSGKLQSEPKGASSTPHQDSWGQFSGPVPDHVSSAASLRVKWQEEEKGLQLVCGEMAYQVVKKREALETLQSQLEERRGRLEALQACVRRLQEARARESQQLKERRAENAAQREAYEALREQAAHQEAALRRLQEEARDLLERLVQRKAHAAAERNLRNERRERANQARVSQELKKAAKRTVSISEIPNSLEGGIKEEAVTLAPAAKPEFLESETCEKWKRSFRSASATSLTLSRCMDVVKGLLDFKKRRGHSVGGAPEQRYQGIPMCVSAQIPTQAQDILDAHLSEVNAVCFGPNISLLATGGADRLIHLWNVVGGRLKANQTLEGAGGSITSVDFDPSGSQVLAATYNQAAQLWKVGETQSKETLSGHKDKVTAAKFKLTRHQAVTGSRDRTVKEWDLGRAYCSRTINVLSYCNDVVCGDHIIISGHNDQKIRFWDSRGPNCIQVIPVQGRVTSLNLSHDQLHLLSCSRDNTLKIIDLRISNIRQVFRADGFKCGSDWTKAVFSPDRSYALAGSSNGALYIWDTNTGKLESSLQGPHCTAVNAVAWCISGNHVVSVDQGRKVALWH
- the Atg16l2 gene encoding protein Atg16l2 isoform X4 — translated: MAYQVVKKREALETLQSQLEERRGRLEALQACVRRLQEARARESQQLKERRAENAAQREAYEALREQAAHQEAALRRLQEEARDLLERLVQRKAHAAAERNLRNERRERANQARVSQELKKAAKRTVSISEIPNSLEGGIKEEAVTLAPAAKPEFLESETCEKWKRSFRSASATSLTLSRCMDVVKGLLDFKKRRGHSVGGAPEQRYQGIPMCVSAQIPTQAQDILDAHLSEVNAVCFGPNISLLATGGADRLIHLWNVVGGRLKANQTLEGAGGSITSVDFDPSGSQVLAATYNQAAQLWKVGETQSKETLSGHKDKVTAAKFKLTRHQAVTGSRDRTVKEWDLGRAYCSRTINVLSYCNDVVCGDHIIISGHNDQKIRFWDSRGPNCIQVIPVQGRVTSLNLSHDQLHLLSCSRDNTLKIIDLRISNIRQVFRADGFKCGSDWTKAVFSPDRSYALAGSSNGALYIWDTNTGKLESSLQGPHCTAVNAVAWCISGNHVVSVDQGRKVALWH